In Candidatus Margulisiibacteriota bacterium, one genomic interval encodes:
- a CDS encoding transposase produces MRKWEHDYNAVRPHGSLKFLTPDKFLESVKIKT; encoded by the coding sequence TTGCGCAAGTGGGAACATGATTATAACGCTGTGCGCCCTCACGGTTCCCTCAAGTTTTTAACCCCGGATAAATTCCTCGAATCTGTTAAAATTAAAACCTAA